Proteins encoded in a region of the Bacteroidota bacterium genome:
- the lipA gene encoding lipoyl synthase, translated as MNKDKTIETIHKPRPDWLKVRMPVGETFSNIRTIIDKHKLHTVCGEAHCPNMGECWNSGTATFMILGDICTRSCGFCAVKTGMPTELDADEPRRVAEAVKLMNVKYAVVTSVNRDELYDGGASIFAETIRKIREVNTACKVEVLIPDFKGDEFALNILLDAFPDILNHNAETIPRLYPTVRPQAKFKRSLQLLHRAKKRGFTTKSGLMLGLGENLDEVIDVMNDLRKVHCDILTIGQYLQPTKEHLPVDRFVHPDEFRMLNDKGLEMGFKHVEAGPLVRSSYRAERVFK; from the coding sequence ATGAACAAAGATAAAACAATAGAAACAATTCACAAACCTCGTCCCGATTGGTTAAAAGTCCGTATGCCTGTTGGTGAAACTTTCAGCAACATCAGGACGATAATAGATAAGCACAAACTTCACACAGTTTGCGGCGAAGCTCACTGTCCGAATATGGGCGAGTGCTGGAATAGCGGCACGGCGACATTTATGATACTCGGAGATATCTGCACGCGAAGCTGTGGTTTCTGTGCAGTAAAAACCGGAATGCCGACAGAACTCGACGCCGATGAGCCGCGACGTGTTGCTGAAGCTGTAAAGTTGATGAATGTTAAATATGCTGTTGTAACATCGGTGAACCGAGATGAACTATACGACGGCGGTGCATCCATCTTTGCAGAGACCATCCGAAAAATTCGTGAGGTTAATACTGCCTGTAAAGTAGAAGTATTGATTCCTGATTTTAAAGGGGATGAATTCGCGCTTAACATTCTGCTGGATGCTTTTCCCGATATTCTAAACCATAATGCTGAAACCATACCGCGCCTGTATCCGACGGTGCGCCCGCAGGCAAAGTTCAAACGCTCCCTCCAGTTATTGCATCGAGCAAAGAAGAGAGGATTTACAACGAAGTCGGGATTGATGTTAGGACTCGGCGAGAACTTAGATGAGGTAATTGACGTGATGAACGATTTACGGAAAGTTCATTGCGATATACTGACTATCGGACAATATCTGCAGCCAACAAAAGAGCATTTACCAGTTGATCGTTTCGTCCATCCGGATGAATTCAGGATGCTAAACGATAAAGGTTTGGAGATGGGTTTTAAACATGTAGAGGCGGGGCCGTTGGTCAGGAGCTCATATAGGGCGGAGAGAGTGTTTAAATAA
- a CDS encoding four helix bundle protein → MSNDRKYDLEERTEKFAKQVGEFTEKVSKTLPNLEYCKQVVRSSGSVGSNYIEANEALSKKDFIMRIKICRKEAKETGYWLRLIKCKEELQKEKDSFIQEATELMKIFGSIITKSG, encoded by the coding sequence ATTTCAAACGATAGAAAATATGATTTAGAAGAACGAACTGAGAAATTTGCGAAACAAGTTGGAGAGTTTACAGAAAAAGTGTCAAAAACTTTACCAAACTTAGAATACTGTAAACAGGTAGTCCGATCGTCTGGCTCTGTGGGTTCAAACTATATTGAGGCGAATGAAGCTTTAAGTAAAAAAGATTTTATTATGCGGATAAAGATTTGTAGGAAAGAAGCAAAGGAAACAGGATATTGGTTAAGATTGATTAAGTGTAAAGAAGAATTACAAAAAGAAAAAGATTCCTTTATCCAAGAAGCTACTGAACTGATGAAAATATTTGGTTCAATCATAACTAAGTCTGGTTGA
- a CDS encoding dihydrolipoamide acetyltransferase family protein, which produces MAKIEVIMPQLGESLTEGTIVKWHKKIGDPIKRDETLLEISTDKVDSEIPSPVSGVVTKILFNETDTIAIKTVIAEIETEAGAEVTAEAKPHPLANGPTVDKAEPVMKIEPKQIEKAEKPAAGRFYSPLVLNIAREEGISMAELENIPGTGIGGRVSKKDIMSYFQTRKAVQVVKEEISKPTAPRVETTLKVVDAGDLVAKYPSPKYEILQMSNVIQKMAHHMVNSVATSPHVQAISECDMSNIVKYRDANAAEFEKAEGYKLTYTPFIAAAVIKALKDFPLVNSSVEGDKIIVKKFVNLGMAVASEQGLIVPVIKNADEKNFIGLARAINDLAVRTRSKRLVPADIESASFTFTNYGVFGNIIGIPIINQPNVAILGIGAIKKQPVVISAGGGSAYGGNDAIAIRSISYLTLSFDHRIVDGALGGMFVERVVKYLEEFEYKP; this is translated from the coding sequence ATGGCAAAGATAGAAGTAATAATGCCGCAGTTAGGCGAAAGTTTAACCGAAGGCACAATAGTTAAATGGCATAAAAAAATAGGCGACCCAATAAAGAGGGATGAAACACTTTTAGAAATCAGCACAGATAAAGTTGATTCCGAAATACCATCGCCAGTGAGCGGAGTTGTAACGAAAATATTATTTAACGAGACTGATACGATTGCAATAAAAACCGTGATTGCAGAAATAGAAACCGAAGCCGGTGCTGAGGTTACTGCTGAAGCAAAACCGCATCCGTTAGCTAACGGACCTACAGTAGATAAAGCAGAACCTGTAATGAAGATTGAACCTAAACAGATTGAAAAAGCCGAAAAGCCAGCCGCCGGTAGATTTTACTCGCCACTTGTTTTGAACATCGCTCGTGAAGAAGGAATTTCGATGGCTGAATTGGAGAACATTCCGGGAACAGGTATCGGAGGGCGCGTAAGTAAGAAGGACATTATGAGTTATTTCCAAACTCGTAAAGCTGTACAAGTAGTTAAGGAAGAAATTTCCAAACCAACCGCACCACGCGTTGAAACAACTCTGAAAGTTGTTGATGCAGGTGATTTGGTTGCAAAATATCCATCGCCTAAATATGAAATCTTGCAGATGAGCAACGTTATTCAAAAAATGGCTCACCACATGGTAAACAGCGTTGCCACCTCGCCGCACGTTCAAGCTATTTCTGAATGCGATATGTCGAACATTGTTAAATACCGGGATGCTAATGCGGCGGAATTCGAAAAGGCAGAGGGCTACAAACTAACTTACACTCCTTTTATTGCCGCTGCAGTTATAAAGGCGCTGAAAGATTTTCCGTTAGTTAATAGTTCTGTGGAAGGTGATAAAATAATAGTGAAGAAATTTGTCAACTTAGGTATGGCTGTAGCTTCCGAGCAAGGACTCATTGTGCCGGTTATAAAAAATGCAGATGAGAAGAATTTTATAGGTTTGGCTCGTGCGATTAACGATCTTGCAGTACGTACACGCAGTAAGAGATTAGTTCCTGCAGATATTGAAAGCGCATCTTTTACATTTACAAACTATGGTGTGTTTGGAAATATTATCGGCATTCCGATAATCAACCAGCCGAACGTTGCGATACTTGGAATCGGTGCTATTAAAAAGCAGCCGGTAGTAATTTCCGCCGGAGGCGGATCCGCCTATGGCGGAAACGATGCAATTGCAATTCGTTCAATCTCCTATCTCACTTTGTCTTTCGACCATAGGATTGTTGATGGCGCTCTTGGCGGAATGTTTGTCGAAAGAGTGGTCAAATACCTAGAAGAGTTTGAGTATAAACCCTAA
- the lipB gene encoding lipoyl(octanoyl) transferase LipB gives MKQLISTYLGCTEYKEIWDLQKQLFDLRTENRIPDILLLNEHNHVYTIGKSGNGNHLLATEEELLATGAEVFYTDRGGDITYHGPGQLVGYPILDLNNYYLDTHKYLRDIEETLILTLKDFQLQGTRSEGMTGVWVGNNKIAAIGIKISRWITMHGFAFNVNTDLSYFDRIIPCGIFHKGVTSLQQVLGHSVDIEEVNESIISNLEKVFGVETSTLEKEDFIKLITEQIRHPLANGDRKGI, from the coding sequence ATGAAACAACTTATATCAACATATCTTGGTTGCACGGAATATAAAGAAATCTGGGATTTGCAGAAACAGCTTTTTGATCTTCGCACTGAAAATAGAATTCCCGATATTCTTTTGTTAAACGAACACAATCACGTATATACAATCGGTAAAAGCGGAAACGGCAACCACCTTTTAGCGACTGAAGAAGAATTACTGGCAACAGGCGCTGAAGTATTTTACACTGATCGCGGCGGCGATATTACTTATCACGGACCCGGTCAGTTAGTCGGTTATCCGATATTAGATTTGAACAATTATTATTTAGATACACACAAATACTTACGCGATATCGAAGAAACTTTAATTTTAACTCTAAAAGATTTTCAACTTCAGGGAACGCGCTCCGAGGGTATGACAGGCGTTTGGGTTGGCAATAATAAAATTGCTGCCATTGGAATAAAAATCAGCCGCTGGATTACGATGCACGGATTTGCTTTTAATGTGAATACAGATTTATCTTATTTTGACCGAATCATTCCATGCGGTATATTTCATAAAGGTGTTACTTCGCTTCAGCAAGTTTTAGGTCATAGTGTGGATATCGAAGAAGTTAATGAATCAATTATATCGAACCTTGAAAAAGTTTTTGGTGTTGAGACATCGACACTCGAGAAAGAAGATTTTATTAAACTAATAACAGAACAAATCCGTCATCCGTTAGCTAACGGGGACAGAAAAGGAATATAA
- the lpdA gene encoding dihydrolipoyl dehydrogenase yields the protein MENKQYDIAIIGGGPGGYVAAIRAAQLGFKTAVIEKDKLGGVCLNWGCIPTKALLKNAEIYNHFKHAAEFGITYENLQFDFKKIIKRSRDVALRNSKGVEYLFKKHKIDLISGHGKIVGKGNIEVTKDGKPVETIESKHIIIATGARPRSIPGVEIDRMKIISSSEAMILQEPPKSMLIIGAGAIGVEFAYFYNTFGTKVTLVEMMPSILPIEDKEITKLLESNLKKARIEILTDTKVEKVIVGDNVKLTISTRDASKEIAGDVALMAIGVRGNVENVGLDEIGVKYEKSFIKVNEYYKTNVDGIYAIGDIIGPPLLAHVASTEGIICVEAIAGKNPPVVDYENIPGCTYCQPQVASIGLTEEKAIEQGFELKIGRFPFAASGKARAIGETDGLVKLFFDAKYGGLLGAHILGNDATEMIAELGVAKTLGTTAHELIKTVHAHPTLSEAVMEAAANAYDEAIHI from the coding sequence ATGGAAAATAAACAATACGATATTGCAATAATCGGCGGAGGACCTGGTGGTTACGTTGCCGCTATCCGGGCAGCACAATTAGGTTTTAAAACTGCTGTTATAGAAAAAGATAAATTAGGCGGCGTCTGCCTAAATTGGGGGTGTATCCCCACAAAAGCACTCTTGAAAAATGCCGAAATCTATAACCATTTCAAACACGCTGCTGAATTTGGGATAACTTATGAAAATCTTCAATTCGACTTCAAAAAAATAATTAAACGCAGCCGCGACGTGGCGCTACGCAACTCGAAAGGAGTCGAGTATCTTTTTAAGAAGCATAAAATTGATTTGATTTCAGGACATGGTAAAATTGTCGGCAAAGGAAATATTGAAGTCACCAAAGACGGCAAACCGGTAGAAACCATCGAATCAAAACACATCATAATTGCGACGGGTGCTCGACCGCGTTCAATTCCGGGCGTTGAGATTGACCGTATGAAAATTATATCCAGTTCCGAAGCGATGATTTTGCAAGAACCGCCTAAGTCGATGCTTATTATCGGCGCTGGGGCGATCGGAGTTGAGTTTGCATATTTTTATAATACTTTCGGGACTAAAGTAACTCTCGTTGAAATGATGCCGAGTATCCTTCCTATCGAAGATAAGGAAATTACAAAACTTTTAGAAAGCAACTTGAAGAAAGCAAGAATAGAAATTTTAACCGACACTAAAGTAGAAAAAGTTATTGTGGGCGATAACGTTAAACTCACCATTTCAACAAGAGATGCGTCGAAAGAAATCGCAGGCGATGTTGCCTTGATGGCTATCGGTGTGCGAGGCAATGTTGAGAATGTCGGCTTGGATGAAATCGGAGTTAAATACGAAAAGAGCTTTATCAAAGTAAATGAATACTACAAAACAAACGTCGATGGTATTTACGCAATCGGCGATATAATCGGTCCGCCGCTCCTTGCCCACGTTGCTTCGACAGAAGGAATAATATGCGTTGAAGCGATTGCCGGAAAAAATCCACCAGTTGTAGATTACGAAAATATACCCGGCTGCACATATTGCCAACCGCAAGTTGCAAGTATCGGTTTGACTGAAGAAAAAGCCATCGAGCAAGGTTTTGAATTAAAAATCGGTCGTTTCCCTTTTGCCGCGAGTGGTAAAGCACGTGCAATCGGAGAAACCGACGGATTGGTCAAGTTATTCTTCGATGCGAAGTACGGCGGACTTTTAGGTGCACATATTTTAGGAAACGATGCGACTGAGATGATTGCAGAACTTGGAGTTGCAAAAACTTTAGGAACTACTGCACACGAGTTAATAAAAACTGTACATGCCCATCCAACTTTATCGGAAGCTGTGATGGAAGCAGCCGCGAATGCTTATGACGAGGCGATACATATATAA
- a CDS encoding MFS transporter, protein MAEAATDKQKQTFLQTLKTFPKVYWVVIVMEFFERGSYYGMMSILSVYMTDQLLFSKESVGVIKSTIQPLLYILPILAGAIGDRFGYRRTLIFAFSFLGLGYFLVSQSSDYALVFASLVIMGIGAGAFKPMISGTIARTTTEQNSTLGFGIFYWSINFGAFLFPLILVPYIKNAFGWEYVMVASAIGTASMLIPTIFMYKEPPKPASTKTLPEVLKGMVMVLTDVKFIGLIVIYSGFWILYFQMFDSVLWYVKDYVDATALNNFVNSTFAAIGINLNWRFDVEHVTVINAGTIIFLQMVVSNIVKNTRALPTMIVGITMGTIGMAILAISADIWVFIAGITIFSIGEMTAHPKFISYVGLIAPPDKKATYLGYAFLYGVIGSSIGGILGANMYVHFVDNLKDPQTLWILFSLIGVATIIGLLFYNKFVAGKLGHSH, encoded by the coding sequence ATGGCAGAAGCTGCTACTGATAAACAAAAACAAACATTTTTACAAACACTTAAAACTTTTCCAAAAGTCTATTGGGTGGTGATAGTGATGGAATTTTTTGAACGCGGCTCTTATTACGGAATGATGAGCATCCTCTCTGTTTACATGACCGATCAATTATTATTCAGCAAAGAGAGTGTCGGTGTTATAAAAAGCACAATCCAACCGCTGCTCTATATATTACCGATCCTTGCCGGAGCGATTGGGGATAGGTTTGGTTACCGCAGAACACTTATATTTGCATTTTCATTTTTAGGATTAGGATACTTCCTTGTTAGTCAGTCAAGTGATTATGCACTTGTCTTTGCAAGTTTAGTGATTATGGGAATCGGAGCGGGCGCTTTTAAACCGATGATATCCGGAACGATTGCTCGCACTACTACCGAACAAAACAGCACACTCGGATTCGGAATTTTCTATTGGTCGATAAACTTTGGGGCATTTTTATTCCCACTCATCCTTGTTCCATACATTAAAAACGCTTTCGGTTGGGAATACGTTATGGTCGCTTCAGCTATCGGCACGGCTTCGATGTTGATTCCCACTATCTTCATGTACAAAGAACCACCTAAACCTGCAAGCACCAAAACTCTTCCTGAAGTGCTCAAAGGTATGGTAATGGTCCTAACCGACGTAAAGTTCATAGGATTGATTGTTATCTATTCCGGTTTCTGGATTTTGTATTTTCAAATGTTCGATTCCGTTTTGTGGTATGTAAAAGATTATGTTGATGCTACAGCATTAAATAATTTTGTTAATTCAACTTTTGCGGCAATCGGAATTAATTTGAACTGGCGTTTCGACGTTGAACACGTTACTGTGATAAATGCCGGCACTATTATCTTCCTGCAGATGGTGGTTTCCAATATTGTTAAAAACACAAGGGCGCTGCCCACTATGATTGTGGGTATAACGATGGGAACTATCGGAATGGCTATACTTGCAATCTCGGCTGATATATGGGTTTTTATTGCCGGTATTACAATATTTTCAATAGGTGAAATGACTGCACATCCTAAATTTATAAGTTATGTTGGATTGATTGCACCGCCGGATAAAAAAGCGACCTATTTAGGATATGCGTTTCTATATGGTGTGATTGGATCATCTATCGGTGGAATTTTAGGTGCAAATATGTATGTTCATTTTGTAGATAATTTAAAAGACCCGCAAACACTTTGGATACTATTTAGTTTAATCGGTGTTGCAACTATAATCGGACTGTTATTTTATAATAAATTCGTTGCCGGCAAATTAGGACATAGCCATTAA
- a CDS encoding transcriptional repressor has translation MSDNSTFDILKKYIKEKKLRSTPERERILNEVMKLDRHFTAEELYGLLKKKKEGFVLATIYNTLDLFVSAGILTKYRLGAGHSYYERAIDKPGHHHLICLECGNIIEFVADTLSDYELKIAKQNKFHVQNSTHQIFGICNKCQ, from the coding sequence ATGAGTGATAATTCAACTTTCGACATACTGAAGAAATACATAAAGGAAAAGAAACTCCGTTCCACACCTGAACGCGAGCGTATTTTGAACGAAGTAATGAAACTCGACCGCCATTTTACCGCTGAAGAGCTATATGGGCTTTTAAAGAAAAAGAAAGAGGGATTTGTATTAGCAACAATCTACAATACACTCGACCTATTCGTTTCGGCAGGAATTCTTACCAAATATCGTTTAGGAGCCGGGCATTCATACTACGAACGAGCGATAGATAAGCCCGGACACCACCACCTGATTTGTTTAGAATGCGGAAATATAATCGAGTTTGTTGCCGATACATTATCCGATTATGAATTGAAAATAGCAAAACAAAATAAATTCCACGTCCAAAATTCAACACATCAAATTTTTGGAATTTGTAATAAGTGCCAATAG
- a CDS encoding FeoA family protein: protein MTPKNHIPLSKVKKGNIVRIITLPDGLARTQLIRFGIVEGDLVKCLEHLPGGTIVIQKKRQEIALGSKLSHKIIVIIN from the coding sequence ATGACTCCAAAAAACCATATCCCTCTCTCAAAAGTAAAAAAAGGTAACATAGTCAGGATTATCACACTCCCCGATGGTTTAGCTAGAACTCAATTAATACGTTTTGGAATTGTTGAAGGCGACTTAGTAAAATGCTTGGAACACCTACCCGGTGGTACAATAGTAATACAAAAGAAACGTCAGGAAATTGCTCTCGGTTCAAAACTTTCCCACAAAATAATTGTAATCATAAATTAA
- the feoB gene encoding ferrous iron transport protein B translates to MPANEINHIEHHTHIEKSPVISNGLNPKLVLVGNPNVGKSVVFNYLSGIYVDVSNFPGTTVEITKGKYLNYEVYDTPGIYGVSSFNDEERVAREIILEADIIINIVDGVHIERDLFLTQQLIDMGKRIVVVINFMDEIKKHHIKIDTAQLGKLLGVPIVTATAIKKEGLKELEQLIEKARQGEQNKDLHLKLHNMLNSVGSQAEALLVMEGDEYTADKHGIKPLAQREQLYIDRRNRVNSIVNQVIEDASVRKHITSLIGRWSLNTLTGIPILLGVLYIAYLFIGKLVAQDLVGFTESYFGKELWETWIRSAVSDFITPTSFLGTVLIGEFGVLTMTVTYLLFLLFPLVFAFYITLSFLEDTGYLPRLATMVDRSMNFLGLNGRAIIPMILGFGCVSAATITTRLLASEREKTIATAILQFAIPCSAQLAVITALLMGAGFKALLIYVFVIVLVFIAIGTILNKILKGESTPLLIDLPPIRIPRMNNVLQKTTVRTFSFMKEATPWFFFGAAVIGTMEATGLLQVWQKALSPLTEHWLKLPPEATTAFVMGLVRRDFGAAGLYDIAMNPMQTVVALVTITLFVPCITSILIMYKERGWKTATIIWIGTWIGSFTIGGIVAQIIV, encoded by the coding sequence ATGCCAGCGAACGAAATTAACCATATCGAACATCATACTCACATCGAAAAATCACCGGTTATATCGAATGGGCTAAATCCGAAATTAGTTCTTGTCGGTAATCCAAATGTTGGCAAGTCGGTGGTCTTCAACTATCTCAGTGGAATTTATGTTGATGTGTCGAATTTTCCCGGAACTACCGTAGAAATCACAAAAGGTAAATATCTAAACTATGAAGTTTACGACACCCCCGGCATTTACGGTGTGTCCTCGTTCAATGACGAAGAACGGGTTGCCCGTGAAATAATATTAGAAGCCGATATAATAATCAACATTGTGGATGGCGTGCACATCGAGCGTGATTTGTTCCTGACTCAACAGTTGATTGATATGGGCAAACGAATCGTGGTAGTAATCAATTTCATGGATGAAATCAAAAAGCACCACATAAAGATTGACACTGCACAACTCGGAAAATTGTTAGGCGTCCCTATCGTTACAGCTACAGCGATTAAAAAAGAAGGTTTAAAAGAACTTGAACAACTCATCGAAAAAGCACGGCAGGGAGAACAAAACAAAGACCTGCACTTGAAGCTGCATAATATGCTGAACTCTGTCGGCTCACAAGCCGAAGCGCTGCTTGTTATGGAAGGCGATGAATACACAGCTGACAAACACGGAATAAAACCTTTAGCCCAACGCGAACAATTATACATCGATAGACGCAATCGTGTGAACAGCATTGTAAACCAGGTAATCGAAGATGCATCGGTCAGAAAACATATCACTTCGTTAATCGGCCGCTGGTCGCTCAACACTCTAACCGGAATTCCAATTCTTCTCGGTGTTTTATATATAGCATATCTTTTCATCGGAAAACTTGTTGCGCAAGATTTAGTCGGCTTTACCGAATCATACTTCGGAAAAGAACTCTGGGAAACATGGATTCGCTCTGCTGTTTCTGATTTCATCACCCCAACCTCCTTCTTGGGAACGGTCTTGATTGGCGAGTTCGGAGTTCTTACGATGACTGTTACTTACTTATTGTTTCTCTTGTTTCCATTGGTCTTTGCATTTTATATAACACTTTCGTTTTTGGAAGACACCGGATATTTGCCGCGACTTGCCACGATGGTTGACAGAAGTATGAATTTTTTAGGATTGAATGGACGGGCAATTATTCCGATGATATTAGGATTTGGGTGCGTTTCAGCCGCTACAATCACTACTCGTTTACTCGCGAGCGAACGTGAGAAAACTATCGCAACAGCAATTCTGCAATTTGCAATTCCCTGCTCGGCTCAACTTGCGGTAATCACAGCACTTTTGATGGGAGCCGGATTCAAAGCTCTATTGATTTATGTCTTTGTAATTGTTTTGGTGTTCATCGCTATTGGAACGATATTGAACAAAATATTGAAAGGTGAATCAACTCCTTTATTAATCGACCTGCCGCCTATACGTATTCCAAGAATGAACAATGTTTTACAAAAAACAACTGTGAGAACTTTTTCGTTTATGAAGGAAGCCACGCCTTGGTTCTTTTTCGGCGCCGCGGTTATTGGTACAATGGAAGCAACCGGCTTGTTGCAAGTTTGGCAAAAAGCACTCTCACCTTTAACAGAACATTGGCTAAAACTTCCACCCGAAGCGACAACGGCTTTTGTGATGGGACTTGTCCGCCGCGACTTTGGAGCGGCAGGATTGTATGATATTGCAATGAATCCAATGCAAACAGTTGTCGCATTAGTTACAATTACACTCTTTGTTCCATGTATTACTTCGATTTTAATAATGTATAAAGAGCGCGGCTGGAAGACAGCTACGATAATCTGGATTGGAACTTGGATTGGCTCGTTCACAATAGGCGGTATCGTTGCTCAAATAATTGTATAA